The Argiope bruennichi chromosome 9, qqArgBrue1.1, whole genome shotgun sequence genome contains a region encoding:
- the LOC129984650 gene encoding isoaspartyl peptidase/L-asparaginase-like isoform X2 — MMPIVVVHGGAASIPPDKQPLKMDGVKRAVNKGYDVLLSPDGTALDAVEAAVKVMEDDPVFNAGFGSSLTINGEVEMDAIIMEGTRMRAGAVAAVTEVASPVSLSRKVMEQSDHVLLIGSGAHQFAQTVGMPLIQPEQLVTNYAQDRLHQYKTFMNVVKSSMSLNDHDTVGAVAIDSAGHVACATSTGGITAKLAGRVGDTPVVGAGGFADDFVGAVSTTGHGEAIMRVCLSRHITGLMQQGMSAHDAVVAGLEYMKNRVQGYGGAICVSNSGDIGVHFTTEHMAWGYRKGNVLHFGFKPNEDISDVVQIDCSP, encoded by the exons ATGATGCCTATAGTGGTAGTACATGGCGGAGCAGCCTCTATCCCACCGGATAAGCAACCACTGAAAATGGATGGTGTGAAACGAGCCGTTAATAAAGGATACGACGTTCTGTTGTCACCAGACGGGACTGCACTGGATGCTGTGGAAGCTGCTGTGAAAGTAATGGAAGATGATCCAGTCTTTAATGCag GATTTGGATCATCTCTTACAATTAATGGAGAAGTAGAAATGGATGCAATCATTATGGAAGGAACACGAATGAGAGCAGGTGCAGTTGCTGCAGTTACCGAAGTTGCAAGTCCTGTTTCACTTTCTAGAAAAGTGATGGAACag AGTGATCATGTCCTTCTTATTGGCTCAGGTGCACACCAGTTTGCTCAAACTGTGGGCATGCCACTCATTCAACCCGAACAGCTTGTTACTAATTATGCTCAAGATAGGCTTCATCAATACAAAACTTTTATGAATGTTGTGAAATCCTCCATGTCCTTAAA TGATCATGACACAGTAGGTGCTGTGGCTATTGATTCTGCAGGACATGTTGCTTGTGCTACTTCTACAGGTGGTATAACTGCAAAACTTGCTGGGAGAGTGGGGGATACTCCTGTTGTGGGAGCCGGAGGATTTGCTGATGATTTTGTTGGTGCTGTGTCAACTACTGGGCATGGAGAAGCAATCATGAGGGTTTGCTTATCTCGCCATATCACTGGTCTTATGCAACAAG gtatGTCTGCTCATGATGCGGTTGTTGCTGGTTTGGAATACATGAAAAACCGAGTTCAAGGCTATGGAGGTGCAATATGTGTGAGTAACAGTGGTGACATAGGTGTTCATTTTACTACTGAACATATGGCGTGGGGTTACAGGAAAGGCAATGTTCTACATTTCGGCTTCAAACCTAATGAAGATATATCAGATGTAGTACAAATAGACTGCTCACCCTAG
- the LOC129984650 gene encoding isoaspartyl peptidase/L-asparaginase-like isoform X1 produces the protein MSTSVRPRPSPLNSPRSSPCPSPRSSPRFSRKHLRSPTVKKRMMPIVVVHGGAASIPPDKQPLKMDGVKRAVNKGYDVLLSPDGTALDAVEAAVKVMEDDPVFNAGFGSSLTINGEVEMDAIIMEGTRMRAGAVAAVTEVASPVSLSRKVMEQSDHVLLIGSGAHQFAQTVGMPLIQPEQLVTNYAQDRLHQYKTFMNVVKSSMSLNDHDTVGAVAIDSAGHVACATSTGGITAKLAGRVGDTPVVGAGGFADDFVGAVSTTGHGEAIMRVCLSRHITGLMQQGMSAHDAVVAGLEYMKNRVQGYGGAICVSNSGDIGVHFTTEHMAWGYRKGNVLHFGFKPNEDISDVVQIDCSP, from the exons ATGTCTACATCTGTTCGACCTCGTCCATCTCCACTAAACTCTCCGCGTTCCTCTCCTTGTCCTTCACCTCGTAGTTCACCTCGTTTTTCTCGTAAACATCTTCGTTCACCTACAGTGAAGAAAAGGATGATGCCTATAGTGGTAGTACATGGCGGAGCAGCCTCTATCCCACCGGATAAGCAACCACTGAAAATGGATGGTGTGAAACGAGCCGTTAATAAAGGATACGACGTTCTGTTGTCACCAGACGGGACTGCACTGGATGCTGTGGAAGCTGCTGTGAAAGTAATGGAAGATGATCCAGTCTTTAATGCag GATTTGGATCATCTCTTACAATTAATGGAGAAGTAGAAATGGATGCAATCATTATGGAAGGAACACGAATGAGAGCAGGTGCAGTTGCTGCAGTTACCGAAGTTGCAAGTCCTGTTTCACTTTCTAGAAAAGTGATGGAACag AGTGATCATGTCCTTCTTATTGGCTCAGGTGCACACCAGTTTGCTCAAACTGTGGGCATGCCACTCATTCAACCCGAACAGCTTGTTACTAATTATGCTCAAGATAGGCTTCATCAATACAAAACTTTTATGAATGTTGTGAAATCCTCCATGTCCTTAAA TGATCATGACACAGTAGGTGCTGTGGCTATTGATTCTGCAGGACATGTTGCTTGTGCTACTTCTACAGGTGGTATAACTGCAAAACTTGCTGGGAGAGTGGGGGATACTCCTGTTGTGGGAGCCGGAGGATTTGCTGATGATTTTGTTGGTGCTGTGTCAACTACTGGGCATGGAGAAGCAATCATGAGGGTTTGCTTATCTCGCCATATCACTGGTCTTATGCAACAAG gtatGTCTGCTCATGATGCGGTTGTTGCTGGTTTGGAATACATGAAAAACCGAGTTCAAGGCTATGGAGGTGCAATATGTGTGAGTAACAGTGGTGACATAGGTGTTCATTTTACTACTGAACATATGGCGTGGGGTTACAGGAAAGGCAATGTTCTACATTTCGGCTTCAAACCTAATGAAGATATATCAGATGTAGTACAAATAGACTGCTCACCCTAG